Genomic window (Tetrapisispora phaffii CBS 4417 chromosome 15, complete genome):
CTGTATACAACCTGCTTTTGAGCAGCACAGAGGGCATCGACATGATGcagcaacagcagcagcagaTGCCATCCCTTGGAGGACCAGGCCAGCCGCAGCCGGAGGCGTTGATGAAGGGCATCTCGAATGATTTAACCATCGCCCAGCACCAGTGCTGTTTTGATGACATAGAGAAGAGAGTGCTAAAGATGTACGCTTAACCCATTGTGTAGTtacataaaatatatactgacagaataaataattgttaAATGGATTCTTTAGTCGTGGCATGGTCCAGTGGACCTTGGATCACAGGCCTCAGCACTGGCAGCTGAAGACATCACCCATCGCTCACCCACCACCCATGCTCATGCTCATGTCTGGCAATACCCAGGCTTACATGCTTACATGCTGACCCATCGCATCACGTCCCACGACCGCAATgtcaatatcaaaatttgaGCTCATCGACTGCCAGTTGAAGCATTTTGATTACAAATAGCCAATGTCTTCTGTTTAAAAAGGTGGTAATACAAGTTGttttattgtatatatGATACTGGTATTCAAGTGCAATAGAGTTTTTAAGCGTAAACCTTGGATCATCCCATTTACGAATCACCAGAGGTTCCACAGTGAAATATTCCCGAGATCATGAAGACTGTCATTTGTATTGGTATGGCTGGTAGTGGTAAGACCACTTTCATGCAACGTTTGAATTCTCATCTGAGAGCTGGGAAGAAGACTCCGTATGTAATAAATCTGGACCCGGCTGTGCTTAAGATCCCATATGGGGCCAACATCGATATCCGTGATTCTATCAAATACAAGAAGGTCATGGAAAACTACCAGTTAGGTCCTAACGGTGCTATTGTGACCAGTTTGAATCTGTTTAGTACTAAGATCGACCAAGTGATCAGTCTGGTAGAGAAGAAGAGAGAGAACTATGAGCACGTCATTGTTGATACCCCCGGTCAAATCGAGTGTTTTGTTTGGAGTGCATCCGGTTCTATCATCACTGAGTCGTTTGCTTCTACTTTCCCTACAGTCATTGCTTATATCGTGGACACACCAAGAAACACATCCCCAACTACATTCATGAGTAACATGCTATATGCTTGTTCTATCCTATATAAGACGAAACTGCCAATGATCGTGGTGTTTAACAAGACTGATGTAACGAAGGCTGATTTTGCCAAAGAATGGATGACCGATTTCGAAGCTTTCCAAGACGCTGTCAGAAGCGATCAGGAAATGAATGGTGAAACCGGCATGGGTTCAGGATACATGGGCTCGCTGGTCAACTCGATGTCGTTGATGTTAGAAGAGTTCTACTCCCGGTTGGATATGTGCGGCGTCTCAAGTTTTACAGGCGATGGTTTCGATGAGTTTTTGGATATAGTAGACAAGAAAGCTGATGAGTATAACGAGGTCTATAAAGCTGAAAGAGAGAGATTGATTAAAGAAAAGGAAGtaaaagaacaaaagaGGAAAGAGAAATCCATCAATGGCCTGATGAAAGATTTGGGTCTAAGTGAACAAAAGGAAAGGTCCAATGAAGATGACAGCGCAGATGTGATAAGTGATATAGAAGAAGGTGAGGAAGATGGATTAGTGGAAAGAGATGAAGACATAGGAGTGGAAAGGGAATACACTTTTGCTGGTGATGAGAGACAAGGAGAGATCACTGAGGAGAATAATCCTGActtacaaaaaaatatcaagaaGCATTTGAAAACTCTAGTAAATCTGCAAGTAGTGAAACTGCAGAAAATATTGCACGCTATATCAGAGAGTAGATTATTTACGTAAAATTACATAACATTATGCCAGGATGGTATGtccaataatttataaatttgatgTTTAGCTTTCTATTCAATCGTTGTATTATTACATAACTATGTTTTTTACTTCACATATATAACCCTTCATCGAATGCAGTTGGTGCTGGATTGAAACCATAGACACCGGTCCAGGATATTGGAGGCTTGAATGATGATATAACTGGTAGGTTGGGGACAATCTCTGGTAACTTTTGGCAAAGCGTCTGTGCATCGTACGAATTATCACCTTCGTGCACAAATAAACtacaatatttgatttccTTCAGAGAGGTGATTTGAGAATTCAATAGATGATAAGtgtatttgaaaatttgtTGGCTTGTGGAGACTTCTCTTTGTAAACTATCCTCTGCAAAGTTATACAGTGACTTAGAGACATGTTGCATTGTGTCTGTATCCAGATGCAGATTTGATTCAAAGATATTGGACATGTCACTGATTGACGACACATTAATGGTTCCGACCGACAATGGGTTACCGCAACGGGTCGAAATTGAAGATGGGACAGCTAAGTCCTCATCTAGAGACCCAAATGAGTCCAAAATGACAATCTCATCGATCTCCAGTTTCATCACCAAGGGTACTAGCACTGTCTTGACGAAGTTATTCAAATAACCCTCGATCACAGGAGTTCTCTGTTGCAGGACGTATACCTCTTTATCACGAGTGGCGAACAACTCCATCGGAGTGGTGTACTTCTTGCTCGGTGTCTTGGCGTACAGGACAGGACTATCTTGGCCAGCCAAGTGGTCCAACGGACCTACAAATGGATGCAGATAGGTCGAATCGACATTTGCTAGAAACTCAAATTCATCAGAAACGGAATGCAATAGCAGATCAACACAAAGCTGGGGTACATTACCAGTGGAGACTAAAGGCAGAATTAAACTGGGCATCTCCGTTATAGTTCAATTTGACTTCGATGGGCCCACTGATTGGGTCCATAACCCTTCCTACTTGTTGTCCATTTGCCACCTTCTTATAAGTTCTGGTGAAGGGAAAGCAATTGGTGGCTAGAATTTCGAAAATTTTCGTTGTTAACTATTGCAAGATTATGATTCAGAGAGAAGAACTGATCGCAAGTGTGTTGGGAGATATAAGTGTGTGGTGGAGCCAGGAAGCGGCGTTGGAGGCGGAGGGTGAGCAGTGGATTGTGCTTCGCAGTTGTAGCCTCTTATAAAAGAACACACACGCAAGACCACGCACACACGCAAACGATGAGCCAACAGcaagaaattatatttgtcACCGGTAACGCCAACAAGCTGAAGGAAGTGCAGCAGATACTGAAGGATGCGCCATGCACCCTGACCAACGTGGCCCTAGACCTGGACGAGCTGCAGGGGTCCAGTCTGGAGGCCGTTGCCACGGCCAAACTGAAACAGGCGGTGGTCCAAGCAGGTTCGGGCAAAGCCATCTTTGTGGAAGACACTGCCCTGTCGTTCACCGCCTTCAACGGGCTACCTGGTGCGTACATCAAGTGGTTCGTGCAGAGCATGGGGCTTGCCAAGATCGTGCAGATGCTAGACGCCTTCGAGGACAAGTCCGCCCAAGCGATCACCACAATCGCGTACGCCGACGCAGAAGGCCAGACACACGTCTTCAAAGGCATCACGGACGGAACCATCGTTGCCAGCCGTGGCCCCACCGACTTCGGATGGGACTCCATCTTCGAGCCCTACGACAGCCACGGCAAGACCTACGCTGAGATGGACAAGCCCAGCAAGAACAAGATCTCCCACCGAGGCAAGGCCTTCGAGGCCTTCAAATCTTTTTTACAGAACTAAATAGACACACCTGTACGTAGCCACCCCACCCACCGTTACTCACCAGTAACTGGACTAAATAAGATACTCTGAATTACTGTCACCTCCAGCAACCAACACCAACCGTCACACCGTTGCGATGAGCTTACCCGTTCACCTGCGACGCAACTCAAAGTTTTCCGccaaaaaatttttttggtttctGGAAGGTGTTTGGACCAACAAAGaccatcatcatcaacaACAACGATCGATGTTTTGAGAGTTTGGAAGGTCCCATGTTTGTATTTAAGATAGTGTGGTCTGGTCACGGTGTATCGGTGGTTTATGGGGGTCAGAAGGTATCAGCTCTGAACTTTGATTGCGTCCGGAGTACTTTTTGTGATTCGATCCAGTTGGTTTTACAGGCAAGAAAGGTGCTAATTCATTAAGTGGGTTCAATTGCCATTGGAGAGTTTTTATTGTGTTGCCCTATTTAATTGGAACTGAGAGAGCGAGAGAATAGGAGGTTGTTTGTAGTGAGCAGAATATAACTGTAGATAGATATACAGCGAGCGAGAGCGATAGAGATAGAGACAGCGAGAGTTCAAATGTTGAATAGAATTAAAGAGGTCGTGGTGATTGCAAACAATCCAGCCACAGATGCACTCACGAAGAAACAGGCGCTCGATTACTTGGAGTCCTTGAAGAACGATGCAGGGTCTGTAGAGGTCCTGGCATCCTTGCTTGTCGACAACAGTTTGGACGATCTGACACTGTTCGTGATCTTGCAACTGATCGGCGATATGATCGGCACTACTATAACAAATGTAAACAATATGAACGAAATTGTACTCATTAAGGGCTCTGTGATCAGTTTGCTTCGAAGAATTATCGAGAACAACCTGGCAAACCCAGAATATATCAGGAATAAAATTTCCGAACTAGTAACaaaaattttctatttcaCTTACGGTGACGTGAATAATAACGTTTGgtcatcatttttcaacGATATCATTCCAATTCTGTGCATCGATGCATTGTTAACGAGCAATATAGAGACGATTATGAACAATCAAGTTTCTTTCAGTGAAGTAGGCTACGATTTTTTCACTAGAATTTgcatttcaattaattcgGAAATCGCAGACCAGACTTTCCTTAGATCAAAGGAAGTACAAGTCATAAACAACCATTTGAAGGATTATATGAGAATCACGGATGTCAATACAATGACCTTGATATGGTACAACGGTTTACTccatttcaaaaataaaattgctTTGGAAGGCCAGCATGTGAAGACAAATGCATCGAAATTAGCTAATTTAACTTTGGCTTGTATCGGTAACTATATATCATGGATCAACGTTACTTTAATTGtgaatcaaaattatatcGACGTGATTTACAGTTTCATGGATTATAATACTACAAAAATTGCATGTTCTCAATGTTTAATCGAGATTAtctcaaaaaaaatgaaaccTTTGGAGAAATTACAGTTGTTGAATATGTTGAACTTaacagaaaaattaattacaAACAAAGAGAAAAATTTCACCGATAATGAAGATTTGGAAATAATTGAACAGTTAGCAAAATTAACGTCTTGTGTGGGTCTCGAGTACTCAATAATATTGGAACAATGTAACGAAAATaacagtaataataataataatagcagcagtaataatagtaataacaataatggATTGAGTACAACAGATGCTGACCAAAATTTAGACCAAATTGCTGTTACTGCAGATCAGCAAATCTTAACAGAAGTGGCTCCGTTAGTATTAAAATTCTTCATACATGAATATGATTCTGTGACAGAACAATGCTTTGATTTCATTtctcaatatttgaattttttgaaaaaaatatttgctATTGGTGGTAAACCAGGCACTGCAATCTCTATAAACTCTAAGAAACAACCATTGGATCAAGAACATTCTAGCTTCTTGGTATCTTTAATTAATGGtatctttaaaaaaatgaaaattgaTAGTGATACAGTCGACGTCGATGACGACTCGATTCaagaatttaatgataCAATTAGGTCCAAACTAAAGAACTTTCAAGACGTTATAGCGATAATCAACccaaatttatatttagaaCAAATTTCTAACAATATCACTGCATGTCTATCGGCTAAGTACTGGCCAGATATGGAATTAGCAATTTTCCAAATGCATAATTTGAGTGAATCTATCCGTAATAATCTATTCGGTTTAAATAAATCTGATATATCCACCTCACCAGCTACTGCTGTGATGGGTAAATTTTTGCATATCTTATTAACGagttcaaatttattttcaatagatAATCGATACGTTCAGATACTATTTTTTGAGTTGGTTGTCAGACATTACACATTTTTGACCCCAGAGATTAGGGATGAATTATCTCTACTTAACATATTCTGTAGTGAATTTGGTATGTTCAATAGAGTGGAGAAAGTAAGGGTTAGAGTATGGTACTTATTTACCAGGTTTATTAAAACAACCAAACCTAAATTATCGACAGTGGTGTTGACTCAGATTGTAAGCAAAATTTCACCTCTTTTGGTCATCGAACCTGTACAATTAAATGCAAATGGCTCTGAAGATCTAAATAATGTTACCTTTGACAACcaattgtatatatttgaagGGGTTGGTCTACTAATTGGTGCAAATTCCGATTACAACTACGATATTCTAGACCAAGTTTTGACTCCATTATTTACTGAGTTAGAAAAATGTATTTCAACTCAATCACAGACACTAAATCAACAAAACCAACATGTGATATTACAATCACATCATATATTGATGGCAGTCGGTACTATTGCTAGAGGTACTCACATTGGTTTAGTGCCAGAAAATCAAGTGAACAATGCATtagttaatgaaaaatatattcacaaatcattaattgaaaagttttcCAACATTGCAGAAGTGGTACTTGTAACATTTTCCTATTTTAATAAGCATGAGACCATTCGAGATGCATCTAGATTTACCTTTGCAAGATTGATTCCAATCTTAAATAATGGCATTGTATCTTATGCAAACAaacttatatatttattcttgGAGTCTGAGCTAAAAGTGATCGAATTGAATGATTTTTTAGGATTCCTTGGTCAAATGTTGCATACTTTTCATCAAGACGAAAGCTtctataaattatttgacGAGTTATTGaccattattattgaaaaaattcaTATCCTATTAGATCAACTTGATactgaaaataatgatggttataatttaacttcaGCATCCAACTCAGGTGCCAAGGATAGCAATATGAGCGGTAAGACTGTTGTTGTGACGGATTCTTTCAGGGATAGAATCCTATTGAAAAAAGCATATTATACTTTTTTACAAACTTTAGTTACTAATAATGTTACATCACTATTACTAACACAAAGAAATAGAAGTGTTTTACCGACAATTTTGACAGATCTATTAGAGTACAGTCCTCAAGAAATTCAAGAAACTTATATTATGAAGTTAGCGTTAAGTGTTATACATAACTTTATAAAATGTTTTGGCTCTGGTGCTTGTACAGATAATTTAGATCGCCATGCAAACGAAGTTGGGAAATTAGACGGTTTAAACGAGTTTTTCATCACTAAAACCATCCCACTTATGTTTGAGATTCCATTTAAACCTGAATACAAGTTTGATATAAAAGATGGTAGCTGTAGAGTAATGGCATGTGATATATCaagaattttgaaagaaCTATGTATACAAAGTGGTGGGCAAGATATAACTTCAAATCCtgcattaaaatatttaactgAAATTTATTTCCCACAAATTCAATTACCGTctgaaatttcattagaACTTATTCAAGCATTGGTGAATCAAGATATGAAAccatttgaaaaatattttgttagTCTAATTACCAGATTAACTACATgaagttattaaaaaaagaattaactTGGaaaaaaaggaaaaaagGGTCTTATTGTTGCGAATACAAATACACATTTGCTTTCAAGTAACCAGCATATACGTAACTTATTGTCTTTTCTTATGTATGTGTGCTCACACATACATAAGAAAAGACAATAAGTTACTGTTTAAATAgtcaaaaaaacaataaaaaaatacaaaaaagtAACCCAAGAATAAGACAACCCTATAAAAACATTTAGTGAACAGTGCTGTTATAGAATAAAGCATTTAATAGCAATAGCATTAAACTAATTTGTAACTACTCTaacataatatatatttatttcaacaGCTTTTGCATATATGTCTATGTAATCCCGAGAGACAAATAACAGAAACTAATAGAACAATTATAGTGTTGCATTGTAGTATCGAACTGTCCTTGTCAACTGCTCGTCGTTGTTCTTTACTGTCACTTGAAGATGTGTCGCCGTTTCGTCGTCCAGACAAACCCTCATCACGCACCACGAACACAATCTTCCGGGTCGCAATTcccaaaaaaaatatttttaaaaaatgggAAAGATCGACAAaggaatatataaactatttaccacttttatatttaatataaataccGTTTTGATGACTGAAGCAGTTCAACTAACAATTCTTTAAGCTGCTGAGTcaaacaattgaatatcaACTAGTCTTGCAATACTTGAACAAAGAGGGAATTAAGTAACCAGcaacaagaacaaaaaaagaacaagaacaatTTATTAGGTAACAATGGAATTGAATGATCCTTCTATTATGAACGTCGTCCAGGATGAAAGTATGTTGCAATCTCCTAATGGAAGTACTCAAATTTCCAGCGATGAGTTAAGCAAATTTTTTCAAGATATTAAGAAAAGATCAGAAAATAGAGTACAAGGCTcgtttaataataatgtcGCCGAGGTCACTGATGTTAAACAGACCGCTAATgtaaataaagataaagtGGTGGTCATGAACGATGTTCTGAGTAAATTGCCACCATATACTGCAGACTACAAAGTGGATCCTTCCATGAGCGCAAAAGAATTTACATACAGTATTAATGaacttttatttattaaagaaattattcCAGAAAGTTATTATGAAGAGATTGAAGCTATGCTtccaaagaagaaattctGGAGACTCACTGGTAGATTTGAAAACGGTCAACACAATAATAGTAGTAGTAACAAtgtcaataataataatggtaatagTAATAACTACAATAACAAGaataatagtaaaaatatgagaaattcaaatagtAATAGTAACAGTAATAGtactaataattcaattacatCTGCATCAGGGGAAGGTCACTCTTATGCAAGAAGAAATAGTAAAGGTAAAGTAAGAGGGACGaaccaaaataaaaaaatgtcCAAATACGATAAAACTGATAGATACGTGGAAGAAAATGAcattaaagttaaaaataatgcatTAATGGAA
Coding sequences:
- the NPA3 gene encoding GTPase NPA3 (similar to Saccharomyces cerevisiae NPA3 (YJR072C); ancestral locus Anc_1.523), which translates into the protein MKTVICIGMAGSGKTTFMQRLNSHLRAGKKTPYVINLDPAVLKIPYGANIDIRDSIKYKKVMENYQLGPNGAIVTSLNLFSTKIDQVISLVEKKRENYEHVIVDTPGQIECFVWSASGSIITESFASTFPTVIAYIVDTPRNTSPTTFMSNMLYACSILYKTKLPMIVVFNKTDVTKADFAKEWMTDFEAFQDAVRSDQEMNGETGMGSGYMGSLVNSMSLMLEEFYSRLDMCGVSSFTGDGFDEFLDIVDKKADEYNEVYKAERERLIKEKEVKEQKRKEKSINGLMKDLGLSEQKERSNEDDSADVISDIEEGEEDGLVERDEDIGVEREYTFAGDERQGEITEENNPDLQKNIKKHLKTLVNLQVVKLQKILHAISESRLFT
- the HAM1 gene encoding nucleoside triphosphate pyrophosphohydrolase HAM1 (similar to Saccharomyces cerevisiae HAM1 (YJR069C); ancestral locus Anc_1.520), coding for MSQQQEIIFVTGNANKLKEVQQILKDAPCTLTNVALDLDELQGSSLEAVATAKLKQAVVQAGSGKAIFVEDTALSFTAFNGLPGAYIKWFVQSMGLAKIVQMLDAFEDKSAQAITTIAYADAEGQTHVFKGITDGTIVASRGPTDFGWDSIFEPYDSHGKTYAEMDKPSKNKISHRGKAFEAFKSFLQN
- the LOS1 gene encoding Ran GTPase-binding protein LOS1 (similar to Saccharomyces cerevisiae LOS1 (YKL205W); ancestral locus Anc_1.519), which produces MLNRIKEVVVIANNPATDALTKKQALDYLESLKNDAGSVEVLASLLVDNSLDDLTLFVILQLIGDMIGTTITNVNNMNEIVLIKGSVISLLRRIIENNLANPEYIRNKISELVTKIFYFTYGDVNNNVWSSFFNDIIPILCIDALLTSNIETIMNNQVSFSEVGYDFFTRICISINSEIADQTFLRSKEVQVINNHLKDYMRITDVNTMTLIWYNGLLHFKNKIALEGQHVKTNASKLANLTLACIGNYISWINVTLIVNQNYIDVIYSFMDYNTTKIACSQCLIEIISKKMKPLEKLQLLNMLNLTEKLITNKEKNFTDNEDLEIIEQLAKLTSCVGLEYSIILEQCNENNSNNNNNSSSNNSNNNNGLSTTDADQNLDQIAVTADQQILTEVAPLVLKFFIHEYDSVTEQCFDFISQYLNFLKKIFAIGGKPGTAISINSKKQPLDQEHSSFLVSLINGIFKKMKIDSDTVDVDDDSIQEFNDTIRSKLKNFQDVIAIINPNLYLEQISNNITACLSAKYWPDMELAIFQMHNLSESIRNNLFGLNKSDISTSPATAVMGKFLHILLTSSNLFSIDNRYVQILFFELVVRHYTFLTPEIRDELSLLNIFCSEFGMFNRVEKVRVRVWYLFTRFIKTTKPKLSTVVLTQIVSKISPLLVIEPVQLNANGSEDLNNVTFDNQLYIFEGVGLLIGANSDYNYDILDQVLTPLFTELEKCISTQSQTLNQQNQHVILQSHHILMAVGTIARGTHIGLVPENQVNNALVNEKYIHKSLIEKFSNIAEVVLVTFSYFNKHETIRDASRFTFARLIPILNNGIVSYANKLIYLFLESELKVIELNDFLGFLGQMLHTFHQDESFYKLFDELLTIIIEKIHILLDQLDTENNDGYNLTSASNSGAKDSNMSGKTVVVTDSFRDRILLKKAYYTFLQTLVTNNVTSLLLTQRNRSVLPTILTDLLEYSPQEIQETYIMKLALSVIHNFIKCFGSGACTDNLDRHANEVGKLDGLNEFFITKTIPLMFEIPFKPEYKFDIKDGSCRVMACDISRILKELCIQSGGQDITSNPALKYLTEIYFPQIQLPSEISLELIQALVNQDMKPFEKYFVSLITRLTT
- the ADD66 gene encoding Add66p (similar to Saccharomyces cerevisiae ADD66 (YKL206C); ancestral locus Anc_1.522), coding for MPSLILPLVSTGNVPQLCVDLLLHSVSDEFEFLANVDSTYLHPFVGPLDHLAGQDSPVLYAKTPSKKYTTPMELFATRDKEVYVLQQRTPVIEGYLNNFVKTVLVPLVMKLEIDEIVILDSFGSLDEDLAVPSSISTRCGNPLSVGTINVSSISDMSNIFESNLHLDTDTMQHVSKSLYNFAEDSLQREVSTSQQIFKYTYHLLNSQITSLKEIKYCSLFVHEGDNSYDAQTLCQKLPEIVPNLPVISSFKPPISWTGVYGFNPAPTAFDEGLYM